A window of the Cicer arietinum cultivar CDC Frontier isolate Library 1 chromosome 6, Cicar.CDCFrontier_v2.0, whole genome shotgun sequence genome harbors these coding sequences:
- the LOC101497969 gene encoding MACPF domain-containing protein At4g24290-like: MSAGKKKALAVEDVINSIGLGYDLTNDLRLKSCKHDFKLITIDHDNLRTVELPGRVSIPNVPKSIKCDKGDRMRLCSDVISFQQMSEQFNQELSLTGKIPTGHFNAAFQFSGVWQRDAANTKSLAFDGVSITLYDIALEKTQIVLSDHVKQAVPSSWDPAALARFINKYGTHAVVGIKIGGTDIIYAKQQYSSPLQPSDVQKKLKDLADELFMGQAGQNITNDAAFNAKEKFMMDNGLGFLDIQAHSYRESEVQDIKFMYKRKGGNGKKYLSHNEWCQTVLSQPDVISMSFIPITSLLGGINGSGYLTHAINLYLRYKPAIEELHQFLEFQLPRQWAPVFGELALGPERKAQSSSSLQFSFMGPKLYVNTTPVVVRMKPVTGLRLYLEGKKSNCLAIHLQHLSSLPKTFQLEDEPNGNVSDASSERKYYEKVQWKSFSHICTAPVESDDENAVVAGAHFEVGETGLKKVLFLRLHFCKVANATPVKAPQWDGSPGLAQKSGIISTLISTRFSGPQKPPPPQPSDVNVNSALYPGGPPVPAQSPKLLRFVDTTEMTRGPQDLPGFWIVSGARLYVEKGKISLKVKYSRETGLKKVLFLRLHFCKVANATPVKAPQWDGSPGLAQKSGIISTLISTRFSGPQKPPPPQPSDVNVNSALYPGGPPVPAQSPKLLRFVDTTEMTRGPQDLPGFWIVSGARLYVEKGKISLKVKYSLLTVILPDEDTTSY; encoded by the exons ATGTCAGCAGGTAAGAAGAAGGCGTTGGCTGTTGAAGATGTGATCAACTCCATTGGATTAGGTTACGATCTCACTAACGATCTCAGACTCAAATCATGCAAACATGACTTCAAATTGATCACTATTGACCACGACAACCTTCGTACTGTCGAACTTCCCGGTCGTGTTTCAATCCCTAATGTCCCCAAATCCATTAAATGCGATAAAGGAGACCGTATGAGATTGTGTTCTGATGTTATTTCTTTTCAGCAG ATGTCAGAGCAGTTCAACCAGGAGCTGTCACTGACTGGTAAGATTCCAACGGGTCATTTCAATGCCGCGTTTCAGTTTTCGGGAGTTTGGCAAAGAGATGCTGCAAATACCAAGAGTCTTGCTTTTGATGGTGTATCGATCACGCTCTACGACATAGCACTTGAGAAAACACAAATAGTTCTGAGTGATCATGTCAAACAAGCTGTTCCTTCGTCGTGGGATCCCGCTGCATTGGCAAG GTTCATCAATAAATATGGAACCCATGCTGTAGTTGGGATCAAAATAGGGGGAACCGATATAATTTATGCAAAGCAACAGTACTCCTCTCCTCTCCAACCTTCTGATGTACAGAAAAAACTGAAGGACTTGGCAGACGAATTATTCATGGGCCAGGCTGGACAAAATATCACTAATGATGCGGCATTTAATGCGAAAGAAAAG TTTATGATGGACAATGGACTAGGATTCCTGGACATTCAAGCTCATTCCTACCGTGAATCAGAG GTGCAGGATATCAAGTTTATGTACAAGAGGAAAGGTGGAAATGGGAAAAAATATCTGAGCCATAATGAATGGTGCCAAACTGTCTTGTCTCAACCTGATGTGATATCAATGTCATTCATACCAATTACATCTCTACTTGGTGGAATAAATGGGAGTGGATATTTAACACATGCCATAAATCTCTATTTACGAT ATAAACCAGCAATTGAAGAACTGCATCAATTTTTGGAGTTCCAGCTTCCAAGGCAATGGGCCCCTGTATTTGGTGAGCTTGCCCTTGGTCCTGAAAGGAAGGCGCAGAGTTCTTCATCTTTACAGTTCAGTTTCATGGGTCCTAAGCTCTACGTAAACACAACACCG GTCGTTGTACGAATGAAGCCTGTGACAGGCCTTCGACTGTATTTGGAAGGAAAGAAAAGTAATTGTTTGGCAATCCATTTACAGCACCTCTCCTCCCTGCCCAAGACATTCCAACTTGAGGATGAGCCTAATGGGAATGTATCCGATGCCTCTTCAGAACGTAAATACTATGAAAAGGTTCAGTGGAAGAGTTTTTCTCATATTTGTACGGCTCCTGTTGAATCCGATGACGAAAATGCTGTTGTGGCTGGGGCACACTTCGAAGTCGGGGAAACCGGTCTGAAGAAAGTTCTCTTCCTACGACTTCATTTCTGTAAAGTTGCCAATGCAACCCCTGTGAAAGCGCCTCAATGGGATGGTTCTCCAGGCTTGGCCCAGAAATCCGGAATAATCTCAACTTTGATCAGCACTCGCTTTTCAGGTCCACAAaaaccaccaccaccacaaccATCCGACGTAAATGTCAACTCTGCATTATACCCTGGAGGACCTCCCGTGCCTGCTCAGTCACCTAAACTTCTGAGGTTTGTTGACACAACCGAAATGACAAGAGGACCGCAAGATTTGCCTGGAttctggattgtgtctggtgcAAGGCTTTATGTAGAGAAGGGTAAAATATCACTCAAAGTAAAATATTCTCGGGAAACCGGTCTGAAGAAAGTTCTCTTCCTACGACTTCATTTCTGTAAAGTTGCCAATGCAACCCCTGTGAAAGCGCCTCAATGGGATGGTTCTCCAGGCTTGGCCCAGAAATCCGGAATAATCTCAACTTTGATCAGCACTCGCTTTTCAGGTCCACAAaaaccaccaccaccacaaccATCCGACGTAAATGTCAACTCTGCATTATACCCTGGAGGACCTCCCGTGCCTGCTCAGTCACCTAAACTTCTGAGGTTTGTTGACACAACCGAAATGACAAGAGGACCGCAAGATTTGCCTGGAttctggattgtgtctggtgcAAGGCTTTATGTAGAGAAGGGTAAAATATCACTCAAAGTAAAATATTCTCTTTTAACCGTGATTTTACCGGATGAAGATACGACAAGttattga